Proteins from a genomic interval of Trifolium pratense cultivar HEN17-A07 linkage group LG6, ARS_RC_1.1, whole genome shotgun sequence:
- the LOC123893169 gene encoding proline iminopeptidase, whose product MSILISILPSLTLTPHIMLLSHAPPPPFLLTTLLHYHHRHCSRALSSIPLFSKPLSVTNHSLLHSRRSSILTMNGATIATHSSSTSSPEHVTGDWFSVPSLRLRNHTFTVPLDYSRGLHSSYKITVFAREVVAVGKEEQTLPYLLFLQGGPGFECRPPTESSGWIQKVTEQFRLILMDQRGTGLSTPLSVSSMLQFKSADDLADFLKYFRADSIVNDAEFIRVRLVPNAGPWTILGQSYGGFCAVTYLSFAPQGLTQALLTGGIPPIGHGCTADSVYRACFEQIMHQNEKYYKRYPQDIKIVQELVNYLAEQEGGGVALPSGGILTPRGLQTLGLSGLGSGTGFESMHYMFERVWDPTLVPGSPKRISHYFLSSFENSITVDTNPLYALLHESIYCQGSPSRWSASRIRTEVEDKFDAIKAAREGLPVLFTGEMIFPWMFDEIHALKPFKDVAHILSEKKDWPRLYDIQALNNNKVPVAAAVYYEDMYVNFKLSKETASQIAGIRLWITNEFMHSGLRDDGIKVLDHLLGMLNGKKPLF is encoded by the exons ATGAGCATTTTAATTTCGATCTTACCATCGTTGACTCTAACACCTCACATAATGTTGTTATCTCACGCGCCACCACCACCTTTTCTTCTCACCACATTACTCCATTATCATCATCGTCACTGTTCTCGCGCTTTATCATCAATTCCTCTTTTCTCAAAACCCCTTTCCGTCACAAACCATTCGTTATTGCATTCTCGCCGGAGCTCAATCCTCACAATGAACGGAGCAACCATCGCCACACACTCCTCCTCTACTTCCTCGCCGGAGCACGTCACCGGCGACTGGTTTTCCGTGCCTTCGCTCCGCCTTCGTAACCACACGTTCACTGTTCCCCTCGATTACTCCCGGGGACTACACTCTTCTTACAAGATCACCGTTTTTGCTCGTGAAGTCGTTGCAG TTGGAAAAGAAGAGCAAACATTGCCATATTTACTATTTTTGCAAGGTGGGCCTGGGTTTGAGTGCCGTCCTCCAACTGAATCTAGTGGGTGGATTCAGAAAGTTACTGAACAGTTCCGTCTCATCTTAATGGATCAG CGAGGAACAGGCTTATCAACTCCTTTGTCTGTGTCATCAATGTTACAATTCAAGTCTGCAGATGACTTAGCTGACTTCTTGAAATACTTTCGAGCTGATAGTATAGTAAATGATGCAGAGTTTATTCGAGTTCGCCTTGTTCCAAATGCTGGACCTTGGACCATTTTGGGACAG AGTTACGGTGGATTTTGTGCAGTCACATATTTGAGTTTTGCACCACAAGGACTGACGCAAGCCCTTCTGACCGGTGGAATTCCTCCAATAGGACATGGATGCACTGCAGATTCGGTATACAGAGCATGCTTTGAGCAAATTATGCATCAAAATGAGAAGTACTACAAAAGATACCCTCAGGATATCAAAATTGTTCAAGAACTTGTTAACTATTTAGCTGAACAAGAAGGGGGAGGG GTGGCCCTTCCTTCTGGGGGCATCTTAACCCCAAGAGGGCTGCAGACTCTTGGTCTCTCCGGCTTAGGATCTGGAACTGGTTTTGAGAGCATGCACTATAT GTTTGAGAGAGTGTGGGATCCTACTTTAGTTCCGGGATCACCTAAAAGAATAAGTCACTACTTCCTAAGTTCT TTTGAAAACTCGATAACTGTTGATACTAATCCACTGTATGCTCTTCTACATGAATCCATCTATTGTCAG GGTTCTCCTAGTAGATGGTCTGCCAGTAGAATAAGGACCGAAGTTGAAGACAAATTTGATGCAATTAAAGCAGCTAGAGAAGGACTCCCTGTACTTTTTACAGGAGAG ATGATTTTCCCATGGATGTTTGATGAGATCCATGCCTTGAAGCCATTCAAAGATGTAGCTCATATATTGTCGGAGAAGAAGGATTGGCCCCGACTATATGACATTCAAGCTCTGAATAACAACAAG GTACCTGTTGCAGCTGCCGTTTACTATGAAGACATGTACGTAAACTTTAAGCTGTCGAAGGAAACAGCTTCTCAAATAGCAGGGATCAGACTATGGATAACGAACGAGTTCATGCACTCTGGCTTGCGTGATGACGGGATCAAAGTTCTTGATCATTTGTTGGGGATGTTAAATGGGAAGAAACCTCTATTTTGA
- the LOC123893171 gene encoding sphingoid long-chain bases kinase 2, mitochondrial — protein MVASGRGISMVHTMVFRSELQPMTPERFLGIDSSSSSRRKDLVFIVNPQGANGRTGREWRKLVPYLKSRLGKDCNICESLTSGPCHAIDITREAIREGADAVIAVGGDGTLHEVVNGFFWAGKPVASQMNESTRSTALGLIPLGTGSDFARTFGWKNDPCEAVERVARGLRSKIDVGVISGESCENHYFINIADIHLSAKAGFHAARYKRFGKLCYVIGALQGFMGHQNKDMRIKFNEGEWVTCPKVTAICAGNAKYFGGGMKITPNADPFTGNLEVVILQDFKWYDFVLKLHKLYNGTHLSVKNVSTRRVLSIEVEDISGKGGIYIQSDGEHLGFLPKKISVLPAAIEMIF, from the exons ATGGTTGCATCAGGAAGAGGAATTTCCATGGTTCACACCATGGTTTTTAGATCAGAACTTCAACCTATGACACCAGAACGCTTCCTTGGCATTGATTCATCCTCTTCTTCTCGTCGAAAGGACCTCGTTTTCATAGTCAACCCTCAAG GTGCTAATGGAAGGACTGGTAGAGAATGGAGGAAGCTAGTTCCATATCTTAAGTCTCGCCTTGGTAAAGATTGCAAT ATATGTGAATCCTTAACTTCAGGTCCTTGTCATGCAATTGACATAACGAGAGAG GCTATAAGGGAAGGGGCTGATGCTGTCATTGCTGTTGGAGGTGATGGAACTCTTCATGAG GTTGTTAATGGCTTTTTCTGGGCTGGAAAACCTGTGGCAAGTCAAATGAATGAGTCTACGCGTTCAACTGCTCTTGGT CTCATCCCCTTGGGAACTGGTTCTGATTTTGCAAGAACATTTGGATG GAAAAATGATCCTTGTGAGGCTGTTGAACGTGTTGCTAGAG GGTTGCGATCAAAGATAGATGTTGGAGTTATTAGTGGAGAAAGTTGCGAAAACCATTACTTCATAAATATTGCTGACATTCATTT GAGTGCGAAGGCAGGCTTTCATGCCGCTAGGTACAAGAGATTTGGAAAACTGTGCTATGTCATTGGTGCATTGCAAGGCTTCATGGGGCATCAAAATAAGGATATGAGAATCAAG TTCAATGAAGGCGAGTGGGTTACATGTCCTAAAGTGACAGCCATTTGTGCCGGTAATGCAAAATACTTTGGCGGTGGCATGAAAATTACTCCAAATGCCGATCCTTTCACTGGAAATTTAGAG GTTGTGATTCTTCAGGACTTTAAGTGGTATGATTTTGTCCTGAAATTACACAAGCTTTACAACGGGACACATCTCTCAGTTAAAAATGTATCTACAAGAAG GGTACTTTCTATTGAGGTGGAGGACATCTCAGGCAAAGGTGGCATCTATATTCAATCCGATGGAGAGCATTTGGGGTTCCTTCCAAAAAAGATTAGTGTTCTTCCAGCTGCTATTGAGATGATATTTTGA
- the LOC123893170 gene encoding esterase-like yields MARIEFLRHMTLVSLIVLILCTTASPIFASKNCDFPAIFNFGASNSDTGGLDAAFAALSLPYGETYFHRSTGRFSDGRIIIDFIAQSFGLPYLSPYLNSLGSNFTHGANFATGGSTIRIPNSIIPNGMFSPFSLGIQYIQFKEFISKIKFIRNQGGVFATLIPKEDYFFKALYTFDVGQNDLTAGFFGNVTIQQVKATVPDIINNFIENIKSIYNLGARSFWIHNAGPIGCLPVILANFPSAAKDSYGCAKQYNEVSQYFNLKLKEALAQLRGNHPLATITYVDIYSPKYSLFQNPKKYGFELPHVACCGFGGKYNYNIQARCGETININGSKKIVGSCKKPSTRVIWDGTHYTEAANKIVFDQISTGAFTDIACHRKFT; encoded by the exons ATGGCTAGGATTGAGTTTCTTAGGCACATGACACTTGTGTCTTTGATCGTGCTAATTTTATGTACTACTGCTTCCCCAATATTTGCTTCAAAGAATTGTGATTTTCCTGCCATTTTCAACTTTGGTGCTTCAAACTCTGATACTGGTGGATTGGATGCTGCCTTTGCAGCACTGTCGTTGCCATATGGAGAGACTTATTTTCATAGATCAACTGGAAGATTCTCTGATGGCAGAATCATCATTGATTTCATAG CACAGAGTTTCGGACTTCCCTATCTCAGTCCATATCTTAATTCTCTTGGATCCAATTTCACACATGGAGCAAACTTCGCAACAGGAGGGTCAACAATTAGAATTCCCAATAGTATTATACCTAATGGAATGTTTAGTCCATTTTCCCTTGGAATTCAATACATTCAATTCAAAGAATTCATatccaaaataaaattcattaggAATCAAg gaGGTGTATTTGCAACATTAATTCCTAAAGAAGATTATTTTTTCAAAGCCTTATACACATTTGATGTTGGTCAAAATGATCTTACTGCTGGTTTTTTTGGTAATGTTACTATACAACAAGTCAAAGCTACTGTACCAGATATAATAAACAATTTCATAGAGAATATCAAG AGCATATACAATTTAGGAGCTAGATCTTTTTGGATACACAACGCAGGACCAATTGGATGCCTTCCTGTAATTTTGGCTAATTTTCCTTCCGCTGCAAAGGATAGTTATGGTTGCGCAAAGCAATACAATGAAGTATCTCAATATTTCAATCTAAAGTTGAAGGAAGCCTTAGCTCAGCTTCGTGGAAACCATCCTCTTGCTACAATCACATATGTTGATATTTACTCTCCTAAGTATTCTCTTTTTCAAAATCCTAAAAAATACG gatttGAGCTTCCGCACGTTGCATGTTGCGGCTTTGGAGGAAAATACAACTATAACATTCAAGCTAGATGTGGAGAAACCATAAACATAAATGGTAGCAAAAAAATTGTGGGTTCATGTAAAAAACCATCTACCAGAGTGATTTGGGATGGAACTCATTACACAGAGGCAGCTAATAAAATTGTCTTTGATCAAATTTCTACTGGAGCATTCACAGATATAGCTTGTCACAGAAAGTTCACTTGA